The genomic segment GGCCTTGATGCTGGTGAGCGTGAGGGGGAACTCAAGTCCACCATTTTCTTTTAGCTCTAAGAGAACGTCGACAAGATCTTCCCCTTGTTGCCGTTCCTCGTTGCTGCTATTTTtggtttctctcttctcttcatgCTCCTTGATGATCTCCCCGAGGATCTCATCCATCTCGCTGTGACATTTTTTTAACCTTGAGCTCACTCCACTGAGAGTGTCAATAAAGCTTAACGAGGGGAATAGATCAGCTACGCTAAATCCGGAGAGGAATTCAACGAGTTTCTTCATTGCTGAGATGAATCTCGGCCCATGCTTGCATTTTGCACCAAATGCCACCCTCGAGGTCGTAGTATTGGTTGTCAGGAGAAACATCTCACTGAGGTTAACTGGGGAATTGTTCATCGTGGAGATATATTCCACTAGGTTGGACATCTCCTCTTGTCGAAGTGTGCTGAAGGACTTGACACGCTTTGCACTCAGTAGTTCGATAACGCATATCTTCCGCAGCTCCCGCCAGTAGCTACCGTAGGGCGCGAAGACGATGTCAGCGCCGTCATAGAACGCCTTGGACGCTAGTATTTTGTCCCGCGAGGCGAAGATGAGATCTTGGGTCTTCAGGATCTCTCTTGCCATCTCCGGGGAGGAGACGATAATGTGATCGACTTGTCCGAGCTTGAGGTGCATGAGAGGGCCATGCCGCCGCGACAGCTCACGGAGGGCACGGTGAGGGGGAGCTCCGAGCAAATGGTGGAGGTGACCTATGATAGGGAGCTTCCATGGGCTCGGAGGCAGCTTTCGTGTTGCTGTGGATTTGGTTAACTTTATCACTATGAATACAAAGAGGAGGAAGGCGGAAAGAAAGGGTAAGGAAGGGAGCTGGAGTTCCATGGCTGGTGCTCTGATGCTTTTGAGTGTAATGTGCTCTGATGCTCTTCTTATATTTATAGGGGGCATACGATTCTAGTGTCGtaattctttttgttttttgcctGGACTTCAAACAGTTTAGCTTTATCCATGTTAATGGTCTCACATTATTGGTTGAtagagaatcaaatttaccaatAAGTCACGAAATGCTATGGTTCTTACATATGATTTCTTAATTTATTCAGAAATAATTCGTTGAGGATAAAGGAGGCTGTAAAGGGCCACCCAATAGTGTCGTAAAAATAAAAGGAGTAATACCATACATGTTGCTTTGATTCGCCACCATTGTTCAACGGAAGTGACAGAGAGCCACGAGACTAAACCATAGCAGTACTGAAAGTGATGGTCAAGTTTTTCTTCTAGTGAGACGAAAAAATGATCAaggtttgggaaaaaataatgaTACAATTGTTTAAGCGAAAGTCGAAGCGACTATTGAAGACTATGAAGCTTCAAAATTTCCGCAAACGATGTTTGACTTTTGTTCTTATTCATGATCTTTAACGCCTTCGTATGGCTGTGGTTCGTTTGCTGGTTACGTTTGACGGTGACTTTACGGTGTCATTTGAGTGGCTTTTGGACTTTTTGGTGGGGCAATGGGGAGGTTAGACCAAATAGATCGTCTAGTTGCTTTTTTTTAGATGGACCAAATGGTCGCTAGCAGGGTGCGGTAGAATCAGATTTtaagttggaccaaatagattTTAATTATTGTTGTGTGTGCTGGGACGGCTGCTAGTGCCGGGTCTTAGATGCTGTTTGGGTGTCAGTTTACAATATTCCTTGGAAAAATGAGTCAATGGTGGAAGGAAAGAAATTTTTGTCTctagcttttttcttttttttttaacttttctaataagtttttgaaaaagaaagaagaaaacactttcttttttgttttggtaaaaaaaatagGAGGGGGAGAGGAAGCCTCACCCGTGTAGCAACCCCATTGAGCCCCTTTCCACTACGAAATATTAGATGCAGGCCGCAAGTTTTCCGCGTACCCTCCCGACCCATGGGCTCTCCCCACTAGGATTAACAGCCATGTGTGAGTACGTTACTCCAGTGCCACCTCGGTACCAACAGACTAGAAGCGCTACCACCGGCAGCATCTAGGCGTGGGACATCCGGTCTccgaatttaatcgacgcccgtgcgtttcgaacctgTACCACCCCGGTGGAAGACAAAGCTCCGTTCCATCtatgctaccaccttggtggcgaaATAAAACTTTCTCACTGCATGTACTTAAGAATAAGATCTCAAAGAATTTTATAAAGAAATCGTTCAGTCGGTCctatagttttattttttattttttcttttttttggatcatGGGCTCCATGAAGGTCAGGGTTAGTTTTTTCATTGAATTTTCTATCTTCATTTGTATCTTCCCCTCACCTTCGGTCAAAGATTAGATTCATTCAGAGGAGAGACTAGTAAAGTTTGACTCCAAAATTTCCACTTGCCAGCTTTGATCAGTTCCCATTGATAGGAATGTGGCCAAGTCTGGGGTATAACAATCAAAGGAAGAATATATTACCATTAGCCATGCCTTTTAGCTCCATGTATTAGAATCTAGGGCCTCGTATTCTTGACCGTAACGAAAGAGAGGTTCAATGATGCGACAAGAGAAGGTAAGCCGCAATTATAGAATAGGACCAAGtgataaacaaaaaaaagccGCATTACTGTGGTTTATCGACAAAGGGCTGGAGCATGGTCGTGGTGCCACGCCCCGAACGCAGAGCGCGACAAACGCCGCACACCTGCATGGCGGATTGTACAGgtgctgacccaaagattgattttgatgatcacaaaaccttgaagtataattactaatggttgttttgcaagaagaaagataaattattttgcaaggaatatagcaagttggaagaatgcaagaaggcctcaaaagttctcaagaaaagttggaagaaagctacacttcattaGCCCAAGGTTTAacttcaaaggattcaagttggaggagcaaattcaaagaaaaaattcaaaagaacagtcatcgagtcgactcctggaagttcagagtcgactctggcctAGAGTTTCAAGCAACagtgctcgagccgactcccactgttcacgagccgactcatgcagaaaaagacagagagttgattttcagcactacagtgctcgagccgactcctactattcacgagccgactccggttacagtgccgagtcgactcctacttcattcGGGCCGTCTCTCTCAGTCAGGACAGAAAGtagttttcagcgctacagttctCGAGCCGACACTAGCTACAATGCCAAGCCGACTCCtattcatgagtcgactcctatttcagccaagtcgactcgagtacgctgggaggcataacggctagtttttttcttgactccaacggctctatttttgtttctaacggctagatctttgttcccacgccatccaaagctataaaatcaaggaaagagcaaagggagaaaagaagaagagggagagaacacatagggaagagatttcaaagagattttaagagaaaccttccaaaagcataaaagggccattcaaagtaaaagagagagaagaagagcatctgagTGAATTCCAAAGCTTTCTTTCCaattgtgtgctgcctcagtgatcctctacctcgtgcgaaatcataagagggtcaagtaaaaaaGATGCTATGTTATTTCATCTgcaaacttgtttgagggcttcttctactctatttgtttatattgttatatctgcttatttGAAAAGTTTGTATTTATTTTGAACTCCTATTctgatatcttgtaacttgatttagtcaagagattgaatcaaggggataaggttttggttggtgagcctttggaaaaaccaactagttgattgtgaacccgaaaaacaatcgggataggttttgggttggtgagcctgtgaaaaccaacttgggttcgttgtgatctcggaaaaataacaagttaggttgtgagcttgtaaaacaaccgaacTGTAGTCttaggattatagtggaattttTAAGAGAGcatggggagtggatgtaggtgcagttagcaccgaaccactatacttttatCGTGTTTGTGATACTTCTTTGTTTAATTTCCTCACTTAATTACTTAGATAAATGTCTAattgaattgcttgcttaactcttatccgtgcatcctttagttgcaagtatattcaaattgtttaatcaagtttcatttaATAAAACTACATTAAGGTTCATTGTATTGAAATGCATGCTTGGGAAACTTAGACTAATTGTTTATTGAGTCCACTGTTTAATAGTTTCAATCTTGATTAGATTacaatcaaactgttgctaagtttaaattccactgtgcatccacacaacttagcttaattaactgaaaagtttagaagtagttgaaaagttttaaagacccaattcaccccctcccctTTTGgtttgtatctactgggcaacaagtggtatcataGCCTTGTGCTCTAATATTGATTGTTGATCTAACGATCAAAgaaacaaagatcatgacaactcaaataaattgttttcTAGGTGAGGGACAATtgattgatagacctccactatttaatgggaTAAGTTACACACAGTGGAAAGcatgcatgcgcattttcatacaatcacttgattataatttatggagtattatagtcaatgggacacacacaaacactaatcataa from the Phoenix dactylifera cultivar Barhee BC4 chromosome 14, palm_55x_up_171113_PBpolish2nd_filt_p, whole genome shotgun sequence genome contains:
- the LOC103698837 gene encoding premnaspirodiene oxygenase-like; this encodes MHLKLGQVDHIIVSSPEMAREILKTQDLIFASRDKILASKAFYDGADIVFAPYGSYWRELRKICVIELLSAKRVKSFSTLRQEEMSNLVEYISTMNNSPVNLSEMFLLTTNTTTSRVAFGAKCKHGPRFISAMKKLVEFLSGFSVADLFPSLSFIDTLSGVSSRLKKCHSEMDEILGEIIKEHEEKRETKNSSNEERQQGEDLVDVLLELKENGGLEFPLTLTSIKAVIMDMFGAGIETSSTTLDWTMAELMRHPKKMEKVQAEVRQALKGKAKIKEEDTNEFHYMKLVIKESLRLHPPAPVFLPRVCRERCHVDGYDIPAGSRIMVNAWAMATDPRYWEDPENFRPERFDGSSVDYKGGNYEYMPFGAGKRMCPGMTFGMAQVEMALANLLYYFDWKLPNGMGPNDLDMNESFGAAVGLKSPLWLIATPYVPI